The following proteins are encoded in a genomic region of Ornithinibacillus sp. 4-3:
- a CDS encoding twin-arginine translocase TatA/TatE family subunit, translating to MAQIGIPGLILILVVALIIFGPSKLPELGKAVGNSLREFKNATKGIIGDDEEDSKAKKDNPSK from the coding sequence ATGGCTCAAATTGGAATTCCTGGTTTAATTTTAATTCTAGTTGTTGCTTTAATTATTTTTGGACCTTCTAAATTACCTGAACTTGGAAAAGCTGTTGGTAATTCTTTAAGAGAATTCAAAAATGCAACTAAAGGCATTATCGGTGATGATGAAGAGGATAGCAAAGCGAAGAAGGACAATCCATCCAAATAA
- the msrB gene encoding peptide-methionine (R)-S-oxide reductase MsrB — translation MTVNKELATFAGGCFWCMVEPFDQRPGIYEVISGYTGGTTENPTYEEVCTNTTGHREAVQIAFDPEIMPYKKLVETFWQQIDPTDAGGQFHDRGESYQTAIFYHTEEQRLIAEQSKQELAASGKFNKPIVTPILPAVTFYPAEDAHQNYYKKQSFHYNLYKKGSGRADFIQENWKKPKNIQALKEKLTPMQYEVTQKNGTEPPFQNEYWNHFQEGIYVDIVSGEVLFSSKDKFDAHCGWPSFTKPIDGHQIVEETDRSHGMFRTEVRSKEGDSHLGHVFPDGPTEHGGLRYCINSAAIRFIPIEKMEEKGYAEYLYLFK, via the coding sequence ATGACTGTAAATAAAGAATTAGCTACATTTGCTGGCGGATGCTTCTGGTGCATGGTAGAACCGTTTGATCAACGCCCAGGAATTTATGAAGTGATTTCTGGGTATACAGGAGGAACTACGGAAAATCCAACCTATGAAGAAGTATGTACGAATACAACTGGACATCGTGAAGCAGTACAAATAGCTTTTGATCCTGAAATAATGCCTTATAAAAAATTAGTAGAAACATTTTGGCAACAGATAGACCCTACTGACGCTGGTGGACAATTTCATGATCGAGGAGAATCCTATCAAACAGCGATTTTTTATCATACAGAAGAACAACGTCTTATTGCTGAACAATCAAAGCAGGAGCTTGCAGCAAGTGGAAAATTTAATAAACCAATTGTTACCCCAATTCTGCCAGCAGTAACATTTTATCCTGCTGAGGACGCACATCAAAATTATTATAAAAAACAGTCCTTCCATTATAATCTATATAAAAAAGGATCTGGAAGAGCTGATTTTATCCAGGAAAATTGGAAAAAACCGAAAAATATACAAGCTTTAAAAGAAAAATTGACGCCAATGCAATATGAAGTGACTCAAAAAAATGGTACAGAACCTCCATTCCAAAATGAATATTGGAATCATTTTCAAGAGGGTATTTATGTAGATATTGTCTCTGGAGAAGTACTATTTTCCTCAAAGGATAAATTTGATGCGCATTGTGGTTGGCCAAGCTTTACAAAACCAATTGATGGACATCAGATTGTTGAGGAAACAGATAGAAGCCATGGGATGTTTCGAACAGAAGTAAGAAGTAAAGAGGGGGATTCTCACTTGGGTCACGTCTTTCCAGATGGACCAACAGAGCATGGCGGTCTACGTTATTGTATTAATTCTGCAGCAATTCGCTTTATTCCAATAGAAAAAATGGAAGAAAAGGGATATGCTGAGTACTTATATCTTTTTAAATAA
- a CDS encoding YozE family protein, producing the protein MHMTFYQFMMTLRGKLVADEKSKLADWMFKDHDFPKHSNNYHEISDYLEWNTPFHNALMVFDEVWAIYEANHK; encoded by the coding sequence ATGCACATGACTTTTTATCAATTTATGATGACCCTACGCGGAAAGCTAGTAGCAGATGAAAAAAGTAAATTAGCAGATTGGATGTTTAAAGATCATGATTTCCCAAAGCATTCAAATAATTATCATGAAATTAGTGATTATTTAGAGTGGAATACACCATTTCACAATGCTTTAATGGTTTTTGATGAAGTCTGGGCAATATATGAAGCTAATCATAAATAA
- a CDS encoding VOC family protein → MKVKRIVANVETQDKSKAAYFYGEVLGLEQLMDMGFIATYGSDEKMETQISFLSEGGSGTQVPDLSIEVDDLEEALTRVQEAGIPIEYGPVEEPWGVRRFYVRDPFGKLVNILIHQ, encoded by the coding sequence ATGAAGGTAAAACGAATTGTTGCGAATGTAGAAACACAGGACAAGTCCAAAGCAGCATACTTCTACGGAGAGGTACTTGGGCTTGAACAACTAATGGATATGGGATTTATTGCAACTTATGGATCCGATGAGAAAATGGAAACTCAAATTAGCTTTCTTTCAGAGGGAGGTTCCGGAACACAAGTGCCTGATTTATCTATTGAAGTTGATGATCTGGAAGAAGCATTAACTCGTGTGCAGGAAGCGGGCATCCCAATTGAGTATGGACCAGTTGAGGAACCATGGGGAGTACGGCGTTTTTACGTAAGGGACCCATTTGGAAAGCTAGTCAATATTCTTATTCATCAGTAA
- a CDS encoding SCO family protein, whose product MKKLYIIFSALLVIGITAGILYLTVIRPGNTELPQDVVLQTAFEEEYSFEESPNKVRLIEFMYTNCPDVCPVTTLELSKLRNKLEKEGVFGDQVEFLTITIDPKHDTLEVLQDYANRFEVTESDEGWYFLRGTDEDTKKLADSLDFRYRDPGTGDIVHTSYSYLLDEKDNLLEQFTMGDKFDTDKAFNKILKTIN is encoded by the coding sequence TTGAAGAAATTATATATTATTTTTAGCGCTTTACTTGTTATTGGTATAACAGCAGGAATATTATATTTAACAGTGATTCGCCCTGGAAATACAGAATTACCACAGGATGTTGTTTTACAAACTGCATTTGAAGAAGAATATTCTTTTGAGGAATCACCAAATAAAGTAAGATTAATAGAATTTATGTATACCAATTGCCCGGATGTATGTCCTGTTACGACATTAGAGCTATCGAAATTACGTAATAAGTTAGAGAAAGAAGGTGTTTTTGGAGATCAAGTAGAATTTCTAACGATTACAATTGACCCAAAACATGATACCCTTGAGGTTTTACAGGATTATGCAAATCGTTTTGAGGTTACTGAATCTGATGAAGGCTGGTATTTCTTAAGAGGGACAGATGAAGATACAAAGAAACTTGCTGACTCCTTAGACTTCCGCTATCGTGATCCAGGAACTGGAGATATTGTTCATACTTCTTATTCCTATTTATTAGACGAAAAAGACAATTTATTAGAGCAGTTTACAATGGGAGATAAATTTGATACAGACAAAGCATTCAATAAAATATTAAAAACCATCAATTAG
- a CDS encoding formate--tetrahydrofolate ligase — MKTDIEIAQEATLKPIREIVEGLQLDESDWEPYGHTKAKLSDALLNKLKDRPDGKVVLVTAISPTPAGEGKSTVSVGLGQALNQVGKKTIIALREPSLGPVMGIKGGAAGGGYSQVLPMEDINLHFTGDLHAITTANNALSALIDNHIQRGNELNIDPRRIEWKRVMDMNDRTLRQIVVGLGGPTQGVPRQDGFNITVASEIMAILCLANDLNDLREKISRVVIGYTYNEEPVTVKDLKVEGALTLLLKDAIKPNLVQTIENTPAIIHGGPFANIAHGCNSIIATKTAAKLGEYVVTEAGFGADLGAEKFLDIKSRAGDFEPAAVVIVATVRALKMHGGVAKDDLKAENVEALKAGMSNLKKHMETIETFGLPYVVAINKFPTDTEAETDFIQAWCEEQGVDVALADIWAKGGAGGIDLAKKVIAKAESEERDFKRIYELEDSLETKIRKIAQKVYGAKDIELSPQAKKQAAFYEMQGWDKLPVCMAKTQYSLSDNPALLGRPEDFTISIREMRPSIGAGFIVVLTGDMMTMPGLPVKPAALNMDVSEDGRALGLF; from the coding sequence ATGAAAACAGATATTGAAATTGCTCAGGAAGCCACATTAAAACCAATTCGTGAGATTGTTGAAGGTTTACAATTAGATGAATCAGACTGGGAACCATATGGACATACGAAAGCAAAATTATCAGATGCTTTATTGAATAAACTAAAAGATCGTCCTGACGGAAAAGTTGTTTTAGTAACGGCGATTAGCCCTACACCTGCTGGAGAAGGAAAGTCAACTGTATCTGTTGGTTTAGGCCAAGCATTAAACCAAGTAGGCAAGAAAACAATCATCGCTTTGCGCGAGCCTTCCTTAGGGCCAGTAATGGGAATAAAAGGTGGGGCTGCTGGTGGTGGATATTCACAAGTGCTACCGATGGAGGATATTAACCTGCATTTTACTGGTGATTTACATGCAATTACTACAGCAAATAACGCATTATCTGCTCTAATTGATAACCACATTCAACGTGGAAATGAGTTGAATATTGATCCACGTCGTATTGAGTGGAAGCGAGTCATGGATATGAATGACCGTACGTTAAGACAAATTGTTGTTGGATTAGGCGGGCCTACACAGGGGGTTCCTAGACAAGATGGATTTAATATTACGGTAGCATCTGAAATTATGGCTATCCTGTGTCTAGCAAATGATTTAAATGATTTACGTGAGAAGATTTCTCGGGTTGTAATTGGTTATACATATAATGAAGAGCCTGTTACAGTAAAAGATCTAAAAGTAGAAGGTGCATTAACACTTTTATTAAAGGATGCAATCAAGCCTAACTTAGTTCAAACAATTGAAAATACCCCAGCAATTATCCATGGTGGTCCATTTGCGAATATTGCCCATGGATGTAATAGTATTATCGCTACCAAAACTGCTGCTAAATTAGGGGAATATGTTGTTACGGAAGCGGGATTTGGAGCGGATCTTGGAGCAGAGAAGTTTCTCGATATTAAATCCCGAGCTGGAGACTTTGAACCAGCAGCTGTTGTCATTGTTGCTACTGTTCGAGCATTGAAGATGCATGGTGGAGTTGCTAAAGACGATTTAAAAGCAGAAAATGTAGAAGCATTAAAAGCAGGTATGAGCAATTTGAAGAAACATATGGAAACGATTGAAACTTTTGGACTTCCTTATGTTGTTGCAATTAATAAATTCCCTACAGATACAGAAGCTGAAACTGATTTTATCCAAGCATGGTGTGAAGAACAAGGTGTTGATGTTGCTTTAGCTGATATTTGGGCTAAAGGTGGTGCAGGTGGAATTGATTTAGCGAAAAAAGTTATTGCTAAAGCAGAGTCTGAAGAACGTGATTTTAAACGTATTTATGAATTAGAGGATTCTTTAGAAACAAAAATTAGAAAAATCGCTCAAAAAGTTTATGGAGCAAAAGATATTGAATTATCTCCACAAGCTAAGAAACAGGCTGCATTCTATGAAATGCAGGGGTGGGATAAATTGCCAGTATGTATGGCGAAAACACAATACTCTTTATCAGATAATCCGGCATTATTAGGTCGACCAGAAGATTTTACTATTTCAATTCGAGAAATGCGCCCATCTATTGGAGCAGGGTTTATCGTAGTTCTTACAGGAGATATGATGACAATGCCAGGTTTACCAGTTAAACCAGCTGCTTTAAATATGGACGTTTCAGAAGATGGAAGAGCTCTAGGCTTATTCTAA
- the vrrA gene encoding VrrA/YqfQ family protein: MLFANQSRNTNQNFTNRNHPFFPQRNFQAPVPQTQSKISSIPNLINKGVGGLSKSLGNIQQVLQVVDSATPLVQQYGPLVKNLPAMYRMMKAFKNIDLEEETATDVEDLSTPPVHEDNKDSINMVKSNTVRKGNSLPRLYV; the protein is encoded by the coding sequence ATGCTTTTTGCTAATCAATCAAGAAATACAAATCAAAATTTCACAAATAGAAATCATCCTTTCTTTCCACAACGTAATTTTCAAGCTCCAGTCCCACAAACGCAATCAAAAATTAGCTCTATTCCTAATCTAATCAATAAAGGGGTAGGAGGATTATCAAAATCGTTAGGGAATATTCAGCAGGTTTTACAAGTAGTAGATTCTGCAACTCCATTAGTGCAACAATACGGACCTCTCGTTAAAAATTTACCAGCTATGTATCGAATGATGAAAGCTTTTAAGAATATAGATTTAGAAGAGGAAACAGCAACTGATGTTGAGGATTTATCTACACCTCCAGTGCATGAAGACAACAAAGATAGTATAAATATGGTAAAATCGAATACAGTAAGGAAAGGTAATTCTTTGCCTAGATTATATGTATAA
- the tatC gene encoding twin-arginine translocase subunit TatC, whose amino-acid sequence MAEKIDTPNEKEMNIVGHLAELRNRLLFTAIFFVVFFIGIFIFVEEIYYFIAQDIPFDLNITSPGDIIWVYFTFAGLGSLIVTMPILCLQLWLFIKPGLTKSERRLSILYVPAVFILFILGIVFGYFMFTNLILPFLLSLNNGMFNEIFTVEKYFRFLFRVLIPFALLFEIPVIIMFLTSIGILTPKFMRKTRKYAYFILLIIAALITPPDVVLQIVVAVPLFILYEISILLAERVYKKRQSKQQS is encoded by the coding sequence ATGGCTGAAAAAATAGATACGCCTAATGAAAAAGAAATGAATATTGTCGGACATTTAGCAGAATTACGTAATCGCTTATTATTTACAGCTATCTTTTTTGTTGTTTTCTTTATAGGAATCTTTATTTTTGTAGAAGAAATATATTATTTCATTGCACAAGATATTCCATTTGACTTGAATATCACAAGCCCTGGGGACATTATTTGGGTTTACTTTACATTTGCTGGCTTAGGATCACTCATAGTTACCATGCCGATTCTGTGTTTACAATTATGGTTGTTTATTAAACCAGGATTAACAAAGTCAGAAAGAAGACTTTCTATTTTATATGTTCCTGCAGTATTTATCCTATTTATTTTAGGAATTGTGTTCGGATACTTTATGTTTACCAACTTAATTTTGCCATTCTTACTATCATTAAATAATGGCATGTTTAATGAAATATTTACCGTTGAAAAATACTTTCGCTTTTTATTCCGTGTATTAATTCCATTTGCATTATTATTTGAAATCCCAGTGATCATTATGTTCTTAACTAGTATAGGAATCTTAACACCAAAATTTATGCGTAAAACAAGAAAGTATGCTTATTTTATCTTATTAATTATTGCTGCATTAATTACACCACCAGATGTGGTTTTACAAATTGTAGTAGCTGTTCCATTGTTCATTCTTTATGAAATCAGTATCTTATTAGCTGAAAGAGTTTATAAGAAGAGACAAAGCAAACAACAATCTTAA
- a CDS encoding dihydrofolate reductase, with protein sequence MLSLIVAIGNNRMIGSDNDMPWHIPKDLQYFKEVTNGHTIIMGRKTFESIGRPLPNRRNIVLTRQELNIDGVEVIHELNDIFKIVEKYPNDEIFIGGGGNLYEQTISHADRLYITHIDEDFEGDTLFPEFSKSEWKQVSKTKGEKDDKNPYDYYFTVYDRI encoded by the coding sequence ATGCTTTCCTTAATAGTCGCAATAGGAAATAACAGAATGATTGGTTCAGACAACGATATGCCTTGGCATATCCCAAAGGATTTACAATATTTTAAGGAAGTAACGAATGGACATACCATTATTATGGGACGAAAAACATTCGAATCAATTGGTAGACCACTACCGAATCGGAGAAACATTGTACTTACTCGCCAAGAATTAAATATAGATGGGGTAGAAGTAATTCATGAACTAAATGATATTTTTAAAATAGTTGAAAAGTATCCTAATGATGAAATTTTTATTGGTGGGGGCGGCAACTTATACGAACAAACTATTTCACATGCTGATCGTTTATATATTACACATATTGATGAAGACTTTGAAGGAGATACACTTTTCCCAGAATTTTCTAAGTCAGAGTGGAAACAAGTATCCAAAACAAAAGGCGAAAAAGATGATAAAAACCCTTATGATTATTATTTCACTGTATATGACCGAATCTAA
- a CDS encoding cytochrome c oxidase subunit II, which translates to MHFHKYEKIWLFFGVGSLLVFLTVVGISAFYMGSQPPSCAVTLDPEKVDEWEPFNEPGLKQIGDNEYELAIVASAFNYDVGTDDKVVQIPKGATVHFVVTTKDVIHGFELAGTNVNMMLEPGYVSTLTNTFKKEGTFTMVCNEYCGTGHHLMYATIEVTE; encoded by the coding sequence ATGCATTTTCATAAATATGAAAAGATTTGGTTATTTTTTGGTGTAGGTAGTTTATTAGTATTCCTAACCGTTGTAGGAATTAGCGCATTCTATATGGGCAGTCAACCCCCTAGCTGCGCTGTAACGTTAGATCCAGAAAAAGTAGATGAATGGGAACCATTTAATGAGCCTGGATTAAAACAAATTGGTGATAATGAATACGAATTAGCAATTGTTGCTTCTGCTTTCAACTATGATGTTGGAACAGATGATAAGGTAGTTCAGATTCCTAAAGGAGCAACAGTACATTTTGTAGTTACAACGAAAGATGTGATTCATGGTTTTGAACTAGCTGGTACAAATGTAAACATGATGCTAGAGCCTGGCTATGTAAGTACATTAACAAATACATTTAAAAAAGAAGGTACATTTACCATGGTATGTAATGAGTATTGTGGAACTGGACACCACTTAATGTATGCGACGATTGAGGTGACTGAATAA
- a CDS encoding molybdenum cofactor guanylyltransferase, which translates to MHICGVILAGGKSSRMGTNKSLLPINGKPTIQHIAEELQKITKDIIIISNHPSDYDFLPFKIYEDRFLDKGPLAGIESALYYQPADLYLFAACDMPFIQADIYQLLLANMEDNDVIIPKYEERIHPLAGIYRKTVLPYVQQQLSKDDLKVRRLFDYLKVKYVGDYPEIAGEILTKHFFNMNKPEEYQKALKYKE; encoded by the coding sequence TTGCATATTTGTGGCGTCATTCTTGCTGGTGGTAAATCTTCAAGAATGGGTACGAATAAATCATTACTTCCAATCAATGGAAAACCTACAATTCAACATATAGCAGAGGAATTACAAAAAATAACAAAGGATATTATTATTATTTCGAATCATCCTTCAGATTATGATTTTTTGCCATTTAAAATATACGAAGATCGTTTTCTAGATAAAGGCCCCTTAGCTGGGATCGAATCGGCTTTATATTATCAACCAGCAGATTTATATCTATTTGCTGCTTGTGATATGCCATTTATTCAAGCTGATATTTATCAATTATTATTAGCTAATATGGAAGATAATGATGTCATTATTCCAAAATATGAGGAGAGAATTCATCCATTAGCTGGGATATACAGAAAAACAGTGCTTCCTTATGTACAACAGCAACTATCAAAAGATGACTTGAAAGTAAGAAGATTATTCGATTATTTAAAAGTTAAATATGTTGGTGATTATCCAGAAATAGCTGGGGAAATACTAACAAAACATTTCTTTAATATGAATAAACCAGAGGAATATCAGAAAGCATTAAAGTATAAAGAGTAA
- a CDS encoding b(o/a)3-type cytochrome-c oxidase subunit 1: MMKSVRGLPIKDARLSMAHLYVAFAALFVGASAGLLQVLERSGKFQMPFNLSYYQILTIHGVILGLVLTTFFIIGFMLAAQSKTTGGYNKTELIIGWIGFWLMLAGVILAGILMIQNEATVLYTFYAPLQAHAGFYFGLTLIIVGTWLDAFVMFKRHARFRKENPGQPTPLLSYMGVVTMAMWFIASLGVATTVLFQLLPWSLGWVDTVDVLVSRTLFWYFGHPLVYFWLLPAYMMWYAVMPKIIGGKVFSDSLARFTFILLLLFSIPVGFHHQLTEPGIDPFWKFLQVILTFLVVIPSLMTAFSMFAMFESRGRELGAKGLFGWLKKMPWKDVRFLAPFIGMLFFIPGGAGGIINASNQMNQVVHNTIWVTGHFHLTVATVVMLTFFGITYWLVPTLTGRILTPAMNKLGIIQTIFWTVGMTIMSTAMHWQGLLGGPRRSAYSEYAGNADTAAWGPYQMAQAIGGSILFIGMVIMIIIFVYLAFFAPKGEEKFPVAALAKDAISTPKVFENWKLWIGITVLLILFTYTIPFIDILQNAPPGSKGFKLW, translated from the coding sequence ATGATGAAATCTGTTCGAGGTTTACCAATTAAAGATGCAAGATTATCGATGGCACATCTATATGTTGCATTTGCTGCCCTATTCGTAGGTGCTTCAGCAGGTTTATTACAAGTACTAGAACGTTCTGGAAAATTCCAAATGCCATTTAACCTTAGCTATTATCAAATTTTAACAATCCATGGAGTTATTCTCGGTCTAGTATTAACTACTTTCTTTATTATCGGTTTTATGCTTGCTGCACAAAGTAAAACTACAGGTGGATATAATAAAACAGAGCTCATTATTGGTTGGATAGGCTTCTGGCTAATGTTGGCTGGAGTTATTCTTGCAGGTATTTTAATGATTCAAAATGAAGCAACTGTTTTATATACATTTTATGCTCCACTACAAGCACATGCAGGATTTTATTTTGGTTTAACTTTAATTATTGTTGGTACATGGTTAGATGCGTTTGTAATGTTTAAGCGTCATGCTAGATTCCGCAAAGAGAATCCAGGTCAACCTACTCCATTATTAAGCTATATGGGTGTAGTAACAATGGCAATGTGGTTTATTGCGTCCTTAGGAGTAGCAACAACTGTATTATTCCAATTATTACCTTGGTCTTTAGGTTGGGTAGATACAGTAGATGTACTAGTTAGCCGTACATTATTCTGGTACTTTGGTCATCCACTTGTATATTTCTGGTTATTGCCTGCATACATGATGTGGTATGCGGTTATGCCAAAAATTATCGGTGGTAAAGTATTTTCAGATTCATTAGCACGTTTTACATTTATTTTATTACTATTATTCTCTATTCCAGTTGGGTTTCACCACCAATTAACAGAGCCTGGTATTGATCCATTCTGGAAGTTTCTACAAGTTATTTTAACATTTTTAGTAGTTATTCCTTCTTTAATGACGGCATTCTCTATGTTTGCTATGTTTGAATCAAGAGGAAGAGAATTAGGAGCAAAAGGGCTATTTGGCTGGCTGAAGAAAATGCCATGGAAAGATGTTCGTTTCTTAGCACCATTTATTGGTATGCTCTTCTTCATCCCTGGAGGAGCTGGAGGAATTATTAATGCTTCTAACCAAATGAACCAAGTTGTCCATAATACAATTTGGGTTACAGGACACTTCCATTTAACAGTAGCAACAGTAGTAATGTTGACATTCTTTGGAATTACTTATTGGTTAGTACCGACATTAACTGGTAGAATTCTTACACCAGCAATGAACAAGCTAGGTATTATTCAAACAATTTTCTGGACAGTAGGTATGACGATTATGTCTACCGCAATGCACTGGCAAGGATTATTAGGTGGGCCACGTCGTTCTGCATACTCTGAATATGCTGGTAATGCTGATACAGCTGCTTGGGGGCCATATCAAATGGCTCAAGCTATTGGTGGATCTATCCTATTTATTGGTATGGTAATCATGATTATTATCTTTGTTTATCTCGCGTTCTTTGCTCCTAAAGGCGAAGAAAAATTCCCAGTTGCTGCTCTTGCAAAAGATGCAATTTCAACTCCTAAAGTATTTGAAAACTGGAAATTATGGATTGGTATTACTGTACTATTAATCTTGTTCACATATACGATTCCGTTTATCGATATTCTACAAAATGCGCCTCCGGGATCTAAAGGTTTTAAATTATGGTAA
- a CDS encoding cytochrome c oxidase subunit 2A, translating to MAGPKVKEKESNVKKQVNHEEETSLKGTLASVMILGGIIVLSWIGVWMLFVTR from the coding sequence ATGGCTGGGCCAAAGGTGAAGGAGAAAGAATCAAATGTGAAAAAACAAGTTAATCATGAAGAAGAAACATCCCTCAAAGGTACATTAGCTTCAGTAATGATTTTAGGCGGAATTATTGTACTAAGCTGGATAGGTGTATGGATGTTATTCGTAACCCGTTAA
- a CDS encoding thymidylate synthase, with product MITEEQAYLDLCKKILAAGKEKDDRTNTGTYSIFGHQMRFDLSKGFPLLTTKKVPFRIIAVELLWFIKGDTNIRYLLENNINIWNEWAFKKWVESEDYTGPNMDDFGNKILEDPAFKAEYDKQMDIFKNRILEDLGFAEKYGDLGLVYGKQWRDFNGVDQLKEVIDAIKTNPNSRRHIVSAWNPEDVPHMALPPCHTLFQFYVTDGKLSCQLYQRSADVFLGVPFNIASYALLTHLIAHECGLEVGDFVHTFGDAHIYSNHVEQVELQLSRELRPLPTLKINSDKQSIFDFELNDFEIVDYDPHPTIKAPIAV from the coding sequence ATGATAACGGAAGAACAAGCTTACCTAGATTTATGTAAGAAAATTTTAGCAGCTGGTAAGGAAAAGGATGATCGAACAAATACTGGAACCTATTCTATTTTTGGTCATCAAATGCGCTTTGATTTAAGCAAAGGCTTCCCATTACTAACAACTAAAAAAGTTCCTTTTCGTATAATAGCCGTTGAATTGCTTTGGTTTATTAAAGGCGATACAAATATACGCTATTTACTAGAAAATAATATTAATATTTGGAATGAATGGGCATTTAAAAAATGGGTGGAAAGCGAAGACTATACAGGGCCTAATATGGATGATTTTGGAAATAAAATATTGGAAGATCCTGCATTTAAAGCAGAATATGATAAACAAATGGATATTTTTAAAAATCGAATCCTTGAAGATCTAGGATTTGCTGAAAAATATGGTGATCTCGGTTTAGTATATGGAAAGCAATGGCGTGATTTCAATGGGGTGGATCAATTAAAAGAAGTAATTGATGCAATTAAAACGAATCCTAATTCCAGAAGACATATTGTTTCTGCATGGAACCCTGAGGATGTACCACATATGGCATTGCCACCTTGCCATACGTTATTCCAGTTTTATGTTACTGATGGTAAGCTATCATGTCAATTATACCAGCGTAGTGCAGATGTATTTTTAGGTGTGCCTTTTAATATTGCTAGCTATGCTCTGTTAACGCATTTAATCGCACATGAATGTGGCTTAGAGGTAGGAGATTTTGTTCATACTTTTGGTGATGCACATATTTATTCCAATCATGTAGAACAAGTTGAACTCCAATTAAGTAGAGAATTACGTCCACTGCCAACATTAAAAATCAACAGTGATAAGCAATCCATTTTTGATTTTGAACTTAATGATTTTGAAATTGTTGATTATGATCCGCATCCAACGATTAAAGCACCAATCGCAGTATAG